From the genome of Pseudomonas bubulae:
TTCATCGACATAAGCGTCTATAAAACGCTCGTCAATGCCTTCATAACGACCTGCAATAAGGATTAATGCTTCCTCATTCGCCAGCTCGCGTACCGCCGACTGATTCAGTTGACGGCCTTGGGGCGACAGGTAAATCACCTTCGCCGCCTCTCCGGCTGCTTCTCTGGCCTGAACCAGTGCATCTTCCAGAGGCTTGATCTTCATCACCATGCCCGGACCACCGCCAAATGGGCGATCATCCACAGTGTGATGCCGATCCGTTGTGTAGTCTCGCGGGTTCCAACAAGTCAGCTGCAAGAGCCCTTGTTTCACCGCACGACTAGTGATGCCGTAGTCGCTGATGGCGGAAAACATTTCGGGAAACAAACTGATCACTTCTACGCGCAATTTAGCCACGCTTAGAAGTCCGCATCCCAATCCACCTTCATCTCGCCAGCTGCAAGGTCGACGCTCAACACGCATTGCTCTGTATAGGGCAACAAGCGATCACGATCATCCAGGCTACCTGGGCAAGGTTTGACTTCCATGACATCGTTCGAGCCAGTTTCCATCAGGTCAACAATCTTGCCGAGCAATTGCCCTTCAAGGTTGGTCACTTTCAGTCCCTGCAGCTGGTACCAGTAGTACTCGCCGTCGGTCAGCTCAGGAAACAGGTTACGCGGCACGCAGATTTCGAATTCACGAAGAAGACCAGCTTCATCACGGTCATCGAGACCCTTGAGCTTTACAACCAGAAACTTGCCGTTATGAGAACGGCCACTGACCAGCTCTGCCTGTCGTACATCATTACCGCGCCGAAGCGTCAGTTTTTTGTAGTCCAACAGGTTATCAATTGGATCCGTAAAGGAATAAACCTTCACTTCGCCGCGCACGCCGTGAATCGAGTAGATTTTGCCGATAACGATCAAATCATCAGCAGTTTCAGGCGTCACGCTCATATTGCTCAGGCCGCAGCCTTAGCGTTTTCTTTAACCAGCTGAGCAACACGCTCAGACAGTTGAGCACCAACGCTCAGCCAGTAGGCGAGGCGGTCTTCTTTAACGGAGAAACGGATTTCCTGACCACGGGCAACCGGGTTGAAGAAACCAATTTGTTCCTTGTGGGAACCGTCACGTGGGTTACGGCTGTCGGTAACGGTCAAGTGGTAAAACGGGCGCTTTTTGGAGCCGCCAAGGGCAAGACGGATTGTTAGCATGTGAACATCGTTCCTGTAGTCGGTGCTGCAAATCTAAAGGCACAGCGGGCATAGGTGCCCGAAAGGCCGCATATTCTAAGGAATATCCGGACTTTTGCAAATGTCTTTTTCTGGCGCCTATCGGCATGCCGTACAGACTTGCAACTAGGTCACCACGAATGGTGACAGGTCAGCTCCCGCACAGTGCGGGTTT
Proteins encoded in this window:
- the trmD gene encoding tRNA (guanosine(37)-N1)-methyltransferase TrmD is translated as MAKLRVEVISLFPEMFSAISDYGITSRAVKQGLLQLTCWNPRDYTTDRHHTVDDRPFGGGPGMVMKIKPLEDALVQAREAAGEAAKVIYLSPQGRQLNQSAVRELANEEALILIAGRYEGIDERFIDAYVDEEWSIGDYVLSGGELPAMVLIDAVTRLLPGALGHADSAEEDSFTDGLLDCPHYTRPEVYADQRVPDVLLSGNHAHIRRWRLQQSLGRTFERRADLLESRSLSGEEKKLLEEYIRERDDS
- the rimM gene encoding ribosome maturation factor RimM (Essential for efficient processing of 16S rRNA) → MSVTPETADDLIVIGKIYSIHGVRGEVKVYSFTDPIDNLLDYKKLTLRRGNDVRQAELVSGRSHNGKFLVVKLKGLDDRDEAGLLREFEICVPRNLFPELTDGEYYWYQLQGLKVTNLEGQLLGKIVDLMETGSNDVMEVKPCPGSLDDRDRLLPYTEQCVLSVDLAAGEMKVDWDADF
- the rpsP gene encoding 30S ribosomal protein S16 gives rise to the protein MLTIRLALGGSKKRPFYHLTVTDSRNPRDGSHKEQIGFFNPVARGQEIRFSVKEDRLAYWLSVGAQLSERVAQLVKENAKAAA